The Kitasatospora setae KM-6054 genome contains a region encoding:
- the dxs gene encoding 1-deoxy-D-xylulose-5-phosphate synthase: MPLLSQITGPADLRRLHPEQLPLLADEIRDFLIDAVTRTGGHLGPNLGVVELSIALHRVFDSPRDRVLWDTGHQAYVHKLLTGRQDFSRLRAKDGLSGYPSRAESEHDLIENSHASTALGYADGIAKANQLLGADRHTVAVIGDGALTGGMAWEALNNIAEAEDRPLVIVVNDNERSYAPTIGGLAHHLATLRTTRGYERFLAWGKDALQRTPVVGPPLFDALHGAKKGFKDAFAPQGMFEDLGLKYLGPIDGHDIAAVEQALRQARNFGGPVIVHCLTVKGRGYRPAEQDEADRFHAVGPIDPYTCLPISPSAGASWTSVFSQEMLALGAERPDLVAVTAAMLHPVGLGPFAAAHPGRTYDVGIAEQHAVASAAGLATGGLHPVVAVYATFLNRAFDQVLMDVALHKLGVTFVLDRAGVTGNDGASHNGMWDMSILQVVPGLRLAAPRDADRLREQLREAVAVEDAPTVVRFPKGDLGPEIPAVERIGGVDVLARTGPSPDVLLVAVGSMAPACLDAAALLAAEGITATVVDPRWVKPVDPALVALAAAHRMVVTVEDNGRAGGVGAAVAQAMRDAEVDTPLRDLGVPQEFLAHASRGEILEEIGLTGTGVAAQTAAYARRLLPGTRSGAQEYRPRVPRK, translated from the coding sequence ATGCCACTGCTGAGCCAGATCACCGGGCCCGCCGACCTCAGACGACTGCACCCCGAGCAGCTGCCGCTGCTCGCCGACGAGATCCGCGACTTCCTGATCGACGCCGTCACCCGCACCGGCGGCCACCTCGGCCCCAACCTCGGCGTGGTCGAGCTCAGCATCGCCCTACACCGGGTCTTCGACTCCCCGCGCGACCGCGTCCTGTGGGACACCGGCCACCAGGCCTACGTGCACAAGCTGCTCACCGGCCGGCAGGACTTCAGCCGGCTGCGCGCCAAGGACGGCCTCTCCGGCTACCCCTCGCGCGCCGAGTCCGAACACGACCTGATCGAGAACTCGCACGCCTCCACCGCGCTCGGCTACGCCGACGGCATCGCCAAGGCCAACCAACTGCTCGGCGCCGACCGGCACACCGTCGCCGTGATCGGCGACGGCGCGCTCACCGGCGGCATGGCCTGGGAGGCGCTCAACAACATCGCCGAGGCCGAGGACCGCCCGCTGGTCATCGTCGTCAACGACAACGAGCGCTCCTACGCGCCCACCATCGGCGGCCTCGCCCACCACCTCGCCACCCTGCGCACCACCCGCGGCTACGAGCGCTTCCTCGCCTGGGGCAAGGACGCCCTGCAGCGCACCCCCGTGGTCGGGCCGCCGCTGTTCGACGCGCTGCACGGCGCCAAGAAGGGCTTCAAGGACGCCTTCGCCCCGCAGGGCATGTTCGAGGACCTCGGTCTGAAGTACCTCGGCCCGATCGACGGCCACGACATCGCCGCCGTCGAACAGGCGCTGCGCCAGGCCCGGAACTTCGGCGGGCCCGTCATCGTGCACTGCCTGACCGTCAAGGGCCGCGGCTACCGGCCCGCCGAGCAGGACGAGGCCGACCGCTTCCACGCCGTCGGCCCGATCGACCCGTACACCTGCCTGCCGATCTCGCCGTCCGCCGGGGCCTCCTGGACTTCGGTGTTCAGCCAGGAGATGCTCGCCCTCGGCGCCGAGCGGCCCGACCTGGTCGCCGTCACCGCCGCGATGCTGCACCCCGTCGGGCTCGGCCCGTTCGCCGCCGCGCACCCCGGGCGGACCTACGACGTCGGGATCGCCGAGCAGCACGCCGTCGCCTCCGCCGCCGGCCTGGCCACCGGGGGGCTGCACCCCGTCGTCGCGGTGTACGCGACCTTCCTGAACCGGGCCTTCGACCAGGTGCTGATGGACGTCGCGCTGCACAAGCTGGGCGTCACCTTCGTGCTCGACCGGGCCGGGGTCACCGGCAACGACGGGGCCTCGCACAACGGCATGTGGGACATGTCGATCCTGCAGGTCGTGCCCGGGCTGCGGCTGGCCGCGCCGCGCGACGCCGACCGGCTGCGCGAACAGCTCCGGGAGGCCGTCGCGGTCGAGGACGCGCCCACCGTGGTGCGCTTCCCCAAGGGCGACCTCGGCCCCGAGATCCCGGCGGTCGAGCGGATCGGCGGCGTCGACGTGCTGGCCCGCACCGGCCCCAGCCCCGACGTGCTGCTGGTCGCCGTCGGCTCGATGGCCCCCGCCTGCCTGGACGCCGCCGCGCTGCTCGCCGCCGAGGGCATCACCGCCACCGTCGTCGACCCGCGCTGGGTCAAGCCCGTCGACCCCGCCCTCGTCGCGCTGGCCGCCGCGCACCGGATGGTGGTCACCGTCGAGGACAACGGGCGGGCCGGCGGCGTCGGCGCCGCCGTCGCCCAGGCGATGCGGGACGCCGAGGTCGACACCCCGCTGCGCGACCTCGGCGTCCCGCAGGAGTTCCTGGCGCACGCCTCGCGCGGTGAGATCCTGGAGGAGATCGGACTCACCGGCACCGGCGTCGCCGCCCAGACCGCCGCCTACGCCCGCCGCCTGCTGCCCGGCACCCGGAGCGGCGCCCAGGAGTACCGGCCCCGGGTGCCGCGCAAGTAG
- the hpnH gene encoding adenosyl-hopene transferase HpnH — MAMPLRQTIRVSTYLMQQKIRRRDKFPLIVELEPLFACNLKCEGCGKIQHPAGVLKQRMPVAQAVGAVLECGAPMVSIAGGEPLMHPQIDEIVRQLVERRKYVFLCTNALLLRKKLDKFTPSPYFTFAVHIDGLEERHDASVAKEGTFAEAVEAIKEAKRRGFRVTTNSTFFNTDTAQTVVEVLDFLNDDLKVDEMMISPAYAYEKAPDQEHFLGVEQTRELFRKAFSGGNRRRWRLNHSPLFLDFLEGKVDFECTAWGIPNYSLFGWQRPCYLMSDGYVPTYRELIEKTDWDKYGRGRDPRCDNCMAHCGYEPTAVLATMGSLKESIRAARETLASPKAV, encoded by the coding sequence ATGGCCATGCCGCTGCGTCAGACCATCCGCGTGTCCACCTACCTCATGCAGCAGAAGATCAGGCGCCGGGACAAGTTCCCGCTCATCGTCGAGTTGGAGCCGCTGTTCGCCTGCAACCTCAAGTGCGAGGGCTGCGGCAAGATCCAGCACCCGGCGGGCGTCCTCAAGCAGCGGATGCCGGTCGCCCAGGCGGTCGGCGCGGTCCTGGAGTGCGGGGCGCCGATGGTCTCCATCGCCGGCGGCGAGCCGCTGATGCACCCGCAGATCGACGAGATCGTCCGCCAGCTGGTCGAGCGCCGCAAGTACGTCTTCCTGTGCACCAACGCCCTGCTGCTGCGCAAGAAGCTCGACAAGTTCACCCCTTCGCCGTACTTCACCTTCGCCGTCCACATCGACGGCCTGGAGGAGCGGCACGACGCCTCGGTGGCCAAGGAGGGCACCTTCGCGGAGGCCGTCGAGGCGATCAAGGAGGCCAAGCGGCGGGGCTTCCGGGTCACCACCAACTCGACCTTCTTCAACACCGACACCGCGCAGACCGTCGTCGAGGTGCTGGACTTCCTCAACGACGACCTCAAGGTCGACGAGATGATGATCTCCCCGGCCTACGCGTACGAGAAGGCCCCCGACCAGGAGCACTTCCTCGGCGTCGAGCAGACCCGCGAACTCTTCCGGAAAGCCTTCTCCGGCGGGAACCGGCGGCGCTGGCGGCTCAACCACAGCCCGCTCTTCCTGGACTTCCTGGAGGGCAAGGTCGACTTCGAGTGCACCGCCTGGGGCATCCCCAACTACTCGCTGTTCGGCTGGCAGCGCCCCTGCTACCTGATGTCCGACGGGTACGTCCCCACCTACCGGGAGCTGATCGAGAAGACCGACTGGGACAAGTACGGCCGCGGCCGCGACCCGCGCTGCGACAACTGCATGGCCCACTGCGGGTACGAACCGACCGCCGTGCTCGCCACCATGGGCTCGCTCAAGGAGTCGATCCGCGCCGCCCGCGAGACCCTCGCCTCGCCCAAGGCGGTCTGA
- a CDS encoding phosphorylase family protein → MSGPLLVLCALGPEAWALRGGDWSGAAGGPPVLARTGMGRRAAGRKAAALLDAGGYGALVVAGFGAALGPGTRPGEVIVADRVTDAEGAAHPLASAPALATALEEAGLRVHLGTHRTADRVVRGAERARLHREGALAVDMEAAAVLAARAAHAPELPAAVLRVVVDTPERELVRPGTLPAGVRAWRSLRAAVPALTAWHRQEVATPAQLTNPQPSTLPQEAS, encoded by the coding sequence GTGAGCGGGCCGCTGCTGGTGCTCTGCGCGCTCGGGCCGGAGGCCTGGGCGCTGCGCGGCGGGGACTGGTCCGGCGCGGCCGGCGGGCCGCCGGTGCTGGCCAGGACCGGGATGGGCCGCCGGGCCGCCGGGCGGAAGGCCGCCGCGCTGCTCGACGCGGGCGGCTACGGGGCGCTGGTGGTCGCCGGGTTCGGCGCCGCGCTCGGCCCCGGGACGCGGCCCGGCGAGGTGATCGTCGCCGACCGGGTCACCGACGCCGAGGGCGCCGCCCACCCGCTGGCCTCCGCGCCCGCGCTGGCCACCGCGCTGGAGGAGGCCGGCCTGCGGGTCCACCTCGGCACCCACCGCACCGCCGACCGCGTGGTGCGCGGCGCCGAACGGGCCCGGCTGCACCGCGAGGGCGCGCTCGCCGTCGACATGGAGGCCGCCGCCGTCCTCGCCGCCCGCGCCGCCCACGCCCCCGAACTGCCCGCGGCCGTGCTGCGGGTGGTGGTCGACACCCCCGAGCGGGAACTCGTCCGCCCCGGCACCCTGCCGGCCGGGGTGCGCGCCTGGCGGTCCCTGCGGGCCGCCGTACCCGCCCTCACCGCGTGGCACCGGCAGGAGGTCGCCACGCCCGCACAGCTGACGAACCCACAGCCCTCGACGCTCCCCCAGGAGGCGAGCTAA
- the shc gene encoding squalene--hopene cyclase encodes MTATAGGRLGPQTSVAPARSDDSSPAAALSRATAHLLSLQHADGWWKGDLETNVTMDAEDLLLREFLGIRTEEQTRATAAWIRSRQREDGTWATFHGGPPELSTTVEAYVALRLAGDAPDAPHMRAAAAFVRERGGLAAARVFTRIWLALFGWWPWEKLPELPPEILFLPNWAPLNIYSFGQWARQTIVPLTVVSAHRPVRPAPFGLAELHADPADPYPDRPLAPAHSWDGLFQRLDQLMHRYHRHAIKPVRRLALRQAAAWIIERQEADGCWGGIQPPAVYSLIALRLMGYRLDHPVMKAGLAAFDSFTVHTDDGKRWMEACQSPVWDTCLAAIALRDAGLPGDHPALVRAGDWMLGEEITTRGDWAVKRPRLAPGGWAFEFQNDTYPDVDDTAEVVLALRRIDHPDTARLAGAVERAVDWNLGMQSKDGAWGAFDADNTSTLPNKLPFCDFGEVIDPPSADVTAHVVEMLAETGRTRDPRTRRGVAWLLRHQEADGSWFGRWGTNYIYGTGSVLPALIAAGITPGHPAVRRAVAWLADRQNPDGGWGEDMRSYEDPATWAGRGESTASQTAWALMALLAAGERESEQVERGVAWLTTTQRPDGTWDEPQFTGTGFPWDFSINYHLYRLVFPVTALGRYLHDAPLGRGGGK; translated from the coding sequence GTGACAGCAACCGCGGGTGGAAGGCTCGGACCCCAAACCTCAGTTGCCCCAGCACGATCTGACGATTCCTCACCAGCGGCGGCGCTCAGCCGCGCCACCGCGCACCTGCTGTCACTCCAGCACGCCGACGGCTGGTGGAAGGGCGACCTGGAGACCAACGTCACCATGGACGCCGAAGACCTGCTGCTCAGGGAGTTCCTGGGCATCCGCACCGAGGAGCAGACCCGGGCCACCGCGGCCTGGATCCGCTCCCGGCAGCGGGAGGACGGCACCTGGGCCACCTTCCACGGCGGCCCGCCCGAACTCTCCACCACCGTCGAGGCGTACGTGGCCCTCCGGCTCGCCGGGGACGCCCCGGACGCCCCGCACATGCGGGCCGCCGCCGCCTTCGTCCGCGAACGCGGCGGCCTCGCCGCAGCCCGGGTGTTCACCCGGATCTGGCTCGCCCTGTTCGGCTGGTGGCCCTGGGAGAAGCTCCCCGAACTGCCGCCCGAGATCCTGTTCCTGCCCAACTGGGCGCCGCTGAACATCTACTCCTTCGGCCAGTGGGCCCGGCAGACCATCGTCCCGCTCACCGTGGTCTCCGCGCACCGCCCGGTCCGCCCCGCCCCGTTCGGCCTCGCCGAACTGCACGCCGACCCCGCCGACCCGTACCCCGACCGGCCGCTCGCCCCCGCGCACAGCTGGGACGGCCTGTTCCAGCGGCTCGACCAGCTGATGCACCGCTACCACCGGCACGCCATCAAACCGGTCCGCCGCCTCGCGCTGCGGCAGGCCGCCGCCTGGATCATCGAACGGCAGGAGGCCGACGGCTGCTGGGGCGGCATCCAGCCGCCCGCCGTCTACTCGCTGATCGCCCTGCGGCTGATGGGCTACCGGCTCGACCACCCGGTGATGAAGGCCGGACTCGCCGCCTTCGACTCCTTCACCGTCCACACCGACGACGGCAAGCGCTGGATGGAAGCCTGCCAGTCCCCGGTCTGGGACACCTGCCTGGCCGCCATCGCGCTGCGCGACGCCGGACTGCCCGGCGACCACCCCGCGCTGGTCCGGGCCGGCGACTGGATGCTCGGCGAGGAGATCACCACCCGCGGCGACTGGGCCGTCAAACGGCCCCGGCTGGCCCCCGGCGGCTGGGCCTTCGAGTTCCAGAACGACACCTACCCGGACGTCGACGACACCGCCGAGGTCGTCCTCGCGCTGCGCCGGATCGACCACCCCGACACCGCCCGGCTGGCCGGCGCCGTCGAACGGGCCGTCGACTGGAACCTCGGCATGCAGTCCAAGGACGGCGCCTGGGGCGCCTTCGACGCCGACAACACCAGCACGCTCCCCAACAAGCTGCCGTTCTGCGACTTCGGCGAGGTCATCGACCCGCCCTCGGCCGACGTCACCGCGCACGTGGTCGAGATGCTCGCCGAGACCGGCCGCACCCGCGACCCGCGCACCCGGCGCGGCGTCGCCTGGCTGCTGCGCCACCAGGAGGCCGACGGCTCCTGGTTCGGCCGCTGGGGCACCAACTACATCTACGGCACCGGCTCGGTGCTGCCCGCCCTGATCGCCGCCGGGATCACCCCCGGCCACCCCGCCGTCCGGCGCGCCGTCGCCTGGCTGGCCGACCGGCAGAACCCGGACGGCGGCTGGGGCGAGGACATGCGCTCCTACGAGGACCCGGCCACCTGGGCCGGCCGCGGCGAGTCGACCGCCTCGCAGACCGCCTGGGCGCTGATGGCGCTGCTGGCCGCCGGCGAGCGCGAGTCGGAGCAGGTCGAGCGCGGCGTCGCCTGGCTGACCACCACCCAGCGCCCCGACGGGACGTGGGACGAACCCCAGTTCACCGGCACCGGGTTCCCCTGGGACTTCTCCATCAACTACCACCTGTACCGCCTGGTCTTCCCGGTCACCGCGCTCGGCCGCTACCTGCACGACGCCCCGCTCGGCCGGGGCGGTGGGAAGTGA
- a CDS encoding polyprenyl synthetase family protein: protein MTPPAHPPTTDTTPRRPRTAAGRTHREGTHVEARTGSTVEDTPTVLDLLARGRTLCTPPMRAAVARLAAPMDSVAAYHFGWIDRDGNPAAGDGGKAVRPALALLSAEAVGANAQVGVPGGVSVELVHNFSLLHDDLMDGDETRRHRATAWTVFGPAQAVLAGDALATLGTEVLLDAAVTGGADPVDAARAVRLITTATRRLIDGQALDVSFEQRDAVTVEECLAMEGGKTGALLAASAAIGAVLAGADDRVSDALQRYGYHLGLAFQAVDDLLGIWGATEVTGKPHWSDLQSRKKSLPVCAALAEGGTASRELAAQLADPTGRGEEDEHVLAARAALIERAGGRAWTQEEARRQYDTALAALGEVPMADEVREHFVALAEFVVVRER from the coding sequence ATGACGCCGCCCGCCCACCCGCCGACCACCGACACCACACCCCGCCGACCGCGCACCGCGGCCGGGCGGACGCACCGAGAGGGAACCCACGTGGAGGCACGCACCGGCTCGACGGTCGAGGACACCCCGACCGTCCTCGACCTGCTGGCGCGCGGACGCACGCTCTGCACGCCGCCGATGCGCGCGGCCGTCGCCCGTTTGGCCGCACCGATGGACTCCGTCGCCGCCTACCACTTCGGCTGGATCGACCGGGACGGCAACCCCGCCGCCGGCGACGGCGGCAAGGCCGTGCGCCCGGCGCTGGCCCTGCTCTCCGCCGAGGCGGTGGGCGCGAACGCGCAGGTGGGCGTACCCGGCGGCGTGTCGGTCGAGCTGGTGCACAACTTCTCCCTCCTCCATGATGACCTGATGGACGGTGACGAGACGCGCAGGCACCGGGCCACCGCCTGGACGGTGTTCGGCCCGGCGCAGGCCGTGCTGGCCGGCGACGCGCTGGCCACCCTCGGCACCGAGGTCCTGCTGGACGCCGCGGTGACCGGCGGGGCCGACCCGGTCGACGCGGCCCGCGCCGTCCGGCTGATCACCACCGCCACCCGGCGGCTGATCGACGGGCAGGCGCTCGACGTCTCCTTCGAACAGCGCGACGCGGTGACGGTCGAGGAGTGCCTGGCCATGGAGGGCGGCAAGACCGGCGCCCTGCTGGCCGCCTCGGCGGCGATCGGCGCGGTGCTGGCCGGCGCCGACGACCGGGTGTCCGACGCGCTCCAGCGGTACGGCTACCACCTCGGGCTCGCGTTCCAGGCGGTGGACGACCTGCTGGGCATCTGGGGCGCCACCGAAGTGACCGGCAAGCCGCACTGGAGCGACCTCCAGTCGCGGAAGAAGTCGCTGCCGGTGTGCGCCGCGCTGGCCGAGGGGGGCACCGCCTCCCGCGAGCTGGCCGCACAGCTGGCCGACCCGACCGGTCGCGGCGAGGAGGACGAGCACGTGCTCGCCGCCCGCGCCGCGCTGATCGAGCGGGCCGGCGGCCGGGCCTGGACCCAGGAAGAGGCCCGCCGCCAGTACGACACCGCCCTCGCCGCCCTCGGCGAGGTGCCGATGGCCGACGAGGTGCGCGAGCACTTCGTCGCACTCGCCGAATTCGTGGTGGTCAGAGAGAGGTGA
- the hpnE gene encoding hydroxysqualene dehydroxylase HpnE: MSTPTARRERTAVVVGGGLAGITAALRLADAGVRTTLLEARPRLGGLAFSFKRGDLTVDNGQHVYLRCCTAYRGLVDRLGADGLVDLQPRLDVPVLALAPDGTRSLGRLRRAELPVPLHLAGSLATYRHLGPADRLRVVRGALALKKLDPADPALDDLSFGEWLRRHGQTPATVEAVWDLVGVATLNATADRTSLALAAKVFKTGLLSDPGAADIGTAAVPLGEIHHDRALAELERAGVRVLLRTRAAELKAAEQNTVRLEGGELLTADTVVLAGAQDTAAALLPDGAVPDQHRLAGFGTAPILNVHAVYDRRLIRRPFFAALGSPVQFVFDRTRHSGLDVPGAQYLAVSQSAAEDEIDLPVAELRARYLPELERLLPAARGARVLDFFVTRERTATFDPAPGTARLRPGARTDVPGVLLAGSWTATGWPATMEGAVRSGHTAADAALAGHGRLPVDRGDGRWPR, encoded by the coding sequence ATGAGCACGCCGACAGCGCGGCGCGAACGCACGGCCGTGGTGGTCGGCGGCGGCCTGGCCGGCATCACCGCCGCCCTGCGGCTGGCCGACGCCGGAGTCCGCACCACCCTGCTGGAGGCCCGGCCCCGGCTCGGCGGCCTGGCCTTCTCCTTCAAGCGCGGCGACCTGACCGTCGACAACGGCCAGCACGTCTACCTGCGCTGCTGCACCGCCTACCGGGGCCTGGTCGACCGGCTCGGCGCCGACGGCCTGGTCGACCTCCAGCCCCGGCTGGACGTACCGGTCCTCGCCCTCGCGCCGGACGGCACCCGCAGCCTCGGCCGGCTCCGCCGCGCCGAGCTGCCCGTCCCGCTGCACCTGGCCGGCAGCCTCGCCACCTACCGCCACCTCGGCCCCGCCGACCGGCTGCGGGTGGTGCGCGGCGCGCTCGCCCTGAAGAAGCTCGACCCCGCCGACCCGGCGCTGGACGACCTCTCCTTCGGCGAGTGGCTGCGCCGGCACGGCCAGACCCCCGCCACCGTCGAGGCCGTCTGGGACCTCGTCGGCGTCGCCACCCTGAACGCCACCGCCGACCGCACCTCGCTGGCGCTGGCCGCCAAGGTCTTCAAGACCGGCCTGCTCTCCGACCCCGGCGCCGCCGACATCGGCACCGCCGCCGTCCCGCTCGGCGAGATCCACCACGACCGGGCGCTGGCCGAGCTGGAGCGGGCCGGCGTCCGGGTGCTGCTGCGCACCCGGGCCGCCGAACTGAAGGCCGCCGAGCAGAACACCGTCCGGCTGGAGGGCGGCGAACTGCTCACCGCCGACACCGTCGTGCTGGCCGGCGCCCAGGACACCGCGGCCGCGCTGCTGCCCGACGGCGCCGTCCCCGACCAGCACCGGCTGGCCGGCTTCGGCACCGCCCCGATCCTCAACGTGCACGCCGTCTACGACCGGCGGCTGATCCGCCGCCCGTTCTTCGCCGCGCTCGGCTCCCCGGTCCAGTTCGTCTTCGACCGCACCCGGCACTCCGGGCTGGACGTCCCCGGCGCCCAGTACCTGGCGGTCTCGCAGTCCGCCGCCGAGGACGAGATCGACCTGCCGGTCGCCGAGCTGCGCGCCCGCTACCTGCCGGAGCTGGAACGCCTGCTGCCCGCCGCCCGCGGCGCCCGGGTGCTCGACTTCTTCGTCACCCGCGAGCGCACCGCCACGTTCGACCCGGCGCCCGGCACCGCCCGACTGCGCCCCGGCGCGCGCACCGACGTCCCCGGCGTGCTGCTCGCCGGGTCCTGGACGGCCACCGGATGGCCAGCGACCATGGAAGGCGCGGTGCGCAGCGGCCACACGGCCGCCGACGCCGCGCTGGCCGGCCACGGCCGGCTCCCGGTCGACCGGGGGGACGGACGGTGGCCCCGATGA
- the hpnD gene encoding presqualene diphosphate synthase HpnD has protein sequence MAAYRYCEAVTALQARNFSYGIRLLPEAKRLAMSALYALARRVDDIGDGELPAEQKAEALARTRVLLDEVRAGEVGEEDTDPIKVALADAARRFPIPLGGFDELVDGVEMDLKGVEYTNYDELKVYCRCVAGSVGRLSLGVYGCEDWERGAEYADTLGLALQLTNILRDLREDALNGRTYLPTEDLVRFGCQQGFALPALPVGADFTGLVAFEAERAQAAFEEGLRLLPMLDRRSRAATAAMAGIYHRLLGRIAADPHAVLRGRVSLPGWEKAYVALSGLAGGRS, from the coding sequence ATGGCGGCCTACCGGTACTGCGAGGCGGTCACCGCCCTCCAGGCCCGCAACTTCAGCTACGGCATCCGGCTGCTGCCCGAGGCCAAGCGGCTGGCGATGTCGGCGCTCTACGCGCTGGCCCGCCGGGTCGACGACATCGGCGACGGCGAGCTGCCCGCCGAGCAGAAGGCCGAGGCGCTGGCCCGCACCCGCGTCCTGCTGGACGAGGTCCGGGCCGGCGAGGTCGGCGAGGAGGACACCGACCCGATCAAGGTCGCGCTGGCCGACGCCGCCCGCCGCTTCCCGATCCCGCTCGGCGGCTTCGACGAACTGGTCGACGGCGTCGAGATGGACCTCAAGGGCGTCGAGTACACCAACTACGACGAGCTCAAGGTCTACTGCCGCTGTGTGGCCGGCTCGGTCGGCCGGCTCTCGCTCGGCGTCTACGGCTGCGAGGACTGGGAGCGCGGCGCCGAGTACGCCGACACCCTGGGCCTGGCCCTGCAGCTCACCAACATCCTGCGCGACCTGCGCGAGGACGCCCTGAACGGCCGCACCTACCTCCCCACCGAGGACCTGGTCAGGTTCGGCTGCCAGCAGGGCTTCGCCCTCCCCGCCCTCCCGGTCGGCGCCGACTTCACCGGCCTGGTCGCCTTCGAGGCCGAACGCGCCCAGGCCGCCTTCGAGGAGGGCCTGCGGCTGCTCCCGATGCTCGACCGCCGCAGCCGCGCCGCCACCGCCGCGATGGCCGGCATCTACCACCGCCTGCTCGGCCGGATCGCCGCCGACCCGCACGCGGTGCTCCGCGGCCGGGTCTCGCTGCCCGGCTGGGAGAAGGCGTACGTGGCACTGTCCGGGCTCGCCGGAGGGCGTTCTTGA
- the hpnC gene encoding squalene synthase HpnC, translated as MTLDKADLENFPVAPGFLPAAWRGDLMAVYGFARLVDDAGDGDLADPAAVARLLDVPGDAADDGFRLALLDGLERDLDRAFATALGDDPAPHGTVLGADPGEPRHPLLRGLVPLIERHAVTPEPFRRLIQANRVDQTTSRYATYADLRHYCTLSADPVGRLVLALAGRATPERIELSDAICTALQIVEHLQDVAEDLARGRIYLPQEDLAAFGVTERDLAADTATRGVRQLVAWEASRARTLLDRGAPLVGTVHGRLRLLLAGFTAGGYAALDAIEAVRFDVLAHRAKPDKRRLAGRAAALFVKGR; from the coding sequence GTGACGCTGGACAAGGCCGACCTGGAGAACTTCCCGGTCGCCCCCGGCTTCCTCCCCGCGGCCTGGCGCGGCGACCTGATGGCGGTCTACGGCTTCGCCCGCCTGGTCGACGACGCCGGCGACGGCGACCTCGCCGACCCGGCCGCCGTCGCCCGGCTGCTGGACGTCCCCGGCGACGCGGCCGACGACGGCTTCCGGCTCGCCCTGCTGGACGGCCTGGAGCGCGACCTCGACCGCGCCTTCGCCACCGCCCTCGGCGACGACCCGGCCCCGCACGGCACCGTCCTGGGCGCCGACCCCGGCGAGCCCCGGCACCCGCTGCTGCGCGGCCTCGTCCCGCTGATCGAGCGGCACGCCGTCACCCCCGAGCCGTTCCGCCGCCTGATCCAGGCCAACCGGGTGGACCAGACCACCTCCCGCTACGCCACCTACGCCGACCTGCGCCACTACTGCACCCTCTCCGCCGACCCGGTCGGCCGGCTGGTGCTCGCGCTGGCCGGCCGGGCCACCCCGGAGCGGATCGAGCTGTCCGACGCGATCTGCACCGCGCTGCAGATCGTCGAGCACCTCCAGGACGTCGCCGAGGACCTCGCCCGCGGCCGGATCTACCTCCCGCAGGAGGACCTCGCCGCCTTCGGCGTCACCGAGCGCGACCTCGCCGCCGACACCGCCACCCGCGGCGTCCGCCAGCTGGTCGCCTGGGAGGCGAGCCGGGCCCGGACCCTGCTCGACCGCGGCGCACCGCTGGTGGGTACGGTTCACGGAAGGCTCCGACTGCTGCTGGCGGGATTCACCGCCGGCGGGTACGCGGCCCTGGACGCCATCGAGGCGGTCAGGTTCGACGTGCTCGCGCACCGGGCGAAGCCCGACAAGCGCCGCCTGGCCGGCCGGGCGGCGGCACTCTTCGTGAAGGGAAGGTGA
- a CDS encoding ABC transporter ATP-binding protein — protein sequence MADAALDTVKEATAVDKAQVPTVVVDDVHIIYKVHGAGSGKGSATSALSRIITRKKAPAIREVHAVRGISFTAYKGEAVGLIGSNGSGKSTMLAAIAGLLPTARGGIYTQGQPSLLGVNAALMNDLTGERNVVLGCLAMGMSPAQVRERYQSIVDFSGINEKGDFISLPMRTYSSGMGARLRFSIAAAKTHDVLLIDEALATGDQGFQKRSKARINELRKEAGTVFLVSHDNNAIRETCERTIWIEHGELIMDGHTDEVVRRYEKGDRP from the coding sequence GTGGCTGACGCAGCTCTCGACACCGTCAAGGAGGCCACCGCGGTGGACAAGGCCCAGGTCCCCACCGTGGTGGTGGACGACGTGCACATCATCTACAAGGTGCACGGCGCCGGCTCCGGCAAGGGCAGCGCCACCTCGGCGCTGAGCCGGATCATCACCCGGAAGAAGGCGCCCGCGATCCGCGAGGTGCACGCGGTGCGCGGCATCAGCTTCACCGCGTACAAGGGCGAGGCGGTCGGCCTGATCGGCTCGAACGGCTCCGGCAAGTCGACGATGCTGGCGGCCATCGCGGGCCTGCTGCCGACCGCGAGGGGCGGCATCTACACCCAGGGCCAGCCCTCGCTGCTGGGCGTCAACGCGGCGCTGATGAACGACCTGACCGGCGAGCGCAACGTGGTGCTGGGCTGCCTGGCGATGGGCATGTCCCCGGCCCAGGTGCGCGAGCGCTACCAGAGCATCGTCGACTTCTCGGGCATCAACGAGAAGGGCGACTTCATCTCGCTGCCGATGCGCACCTACTCCTCCGGCATGGGCGCCCGCCTGCGGTTCTCCATCGCGGCGGCGAAGACCCACGACGTGCTGCTGATCGACGAGGCGCTCGCCACCGGCGACCAGGGCTTCCAGAAGCGCTCCAAGGCCCGGATCAACGAGCTGCGCAAGGAGGCCGGCACGGTCTTCCTGGTCAGCCACGACAACAACGCGATCCGCGAGACCTGCGAGCGGACGATCTGGATCGAGCACGGCGAGCTGATCATGGACGGGCACACCGACGAGGTGGTCCGCCGCTACGAGAAGGGCGACCGCCCCTGA